One part of the bacterium genome encodes these proteins:
- a CDS encoding VCBS repeat-containing protein, which produces MLASGPALAGEQPLTKSRLAGIGGGLTIFNGAASVEWADLDGDGDLDALAAAATDGMQGEVGWWRYNSVSGSFGNRIAIDNTYCGARDVHAVDLDGDGDLDVVSTSFFGDVEMTVCDGATTHLGELAWWENTAGDASTWSAKKSITNAITQMDIVTSADLDCDGDVDLVGAVRGDDQIRWWESDGTPGDGGWTEHELDVAAELDASSVAIADFDSDGDPDVAGTASGADDVLWWQNDGSPADGGWMRHTVDGDFSDAQSVAAADINADGKPDVVASSPTGDEIAWFENDGTPTGWSKRPIDVTLDSIYLVRTRDVDLDGDADVLAAAGVAGIVSWYENRAGDGSVWSRHTLESSYSDTLSVDAADFDRDGDIDFLASDSTLDEVAVWENGSPVRSGKFGPAQEVIAATATVKQVAAGDLDGDGDVDLAGADARWFENSSGDGSTWSPMTSIRAASASTLPRSLTWTWTAIWILWPRARSSSTGTRMTAPLTTTRAAASETPGPATSSSPWALSPVSALRSRWPTSTATRIPTSTECPCLRIASSGGRTTARRVTTWAEASETPGPAST; this is translated from the coding sequence GTGCTCGCGAGCGGGCCGGCTCTGGCCGGCGAGCAGCCGCTCACGAAAAGCCGGTTGGCCGGGATCGGCGGCGGTCTTACGATTTTCAACGGAGCGGCCTCGGTCGAGTGGGCCGATCTCGACGGCGACGGGGATCTGGATGCACTCGCGGCGGCCGCGACCGACGGTATGCAAGGCGAGGTCGGATGGTGGAGATACAACTCGGTGTCCGGGAGCTTCGGCAACCGGATCGCGATCGACAATACCTACTGTGGGGCCCGCGACGTCCACGCCGTGGACCTCGATGGCGACGGCGACCTCGATGTGGTGAGCACGTCCTTTTTCGGCGACGTCGAAATGACGGTCTGCGACGGAGCCACCACCCACCTGGGTGAGCTCGCCTGGTGGGAGAACACCGCCGGCGACGCCTCGACCTGGAGCGCCAAGAAGTCGATCACTAACGCGATCACCCAGATGGATATCGTGACCTCCGCCGATCTGGACTGCGACGGCGACGTCGATCTTGTAGGTGCTGTTCGCGGGGACGACCAGATCCGGTGGTGGGAGAGCGACGGAACGCCGGGCGACGGAGGCTGGACCGAGCATGAGCTCGACGTGGCGGCCGAGCTCGACGCATCGAGCGTCGCCATCGCCGACTTCGACTCGGACGGCGACCCCGACGTGGCCGGTACCGCCAGTGGCGCTGATGACGTCTTGTGGTGGCAAAACGACGGCAGTCCGGCTGACGGCGGCTGGATGCGACACACCGTCGACGGGGACTTCAGCGACGCGCAATCGGTCGCGGCCGCCGACATCAACGCCGACGGCAAGCCCGATGTCGTCGCTTCGTCTCCCACCGGCGATGAGATCGCCTGGTTCGAGAACGACGGAACTCCGACCGGCTGGAGCAAACGTCCGATCGACGTCACCCTCGATTCCATCTATCTGGTTCGCACTCGGGACGTGGATCTCGACGGCGACGCCGATGTCCTGGCGGCCGCGGGCGTTGCGGGGATCGTCTCCTGGTATGAGAATCGCGCCGGAGACGGCTCGGTTTGGAGCCGCCACACCCTGGAGAGTAGCTACTCAGACACGCTCTCGGTGGACGCGGCCGACTTCGATCGGGACGGCGATATCGACTTTCTGGCGTCCGATTCGACACTCGACGAGGTCGCGGTTTGGGAGAACGGATCTCCAGTTCGTAGTGGAAAGTTCGGACCGGCGCAGGAGGTCATCGCGGCAACGGCGACGGTGAAACAGGTGGCGGCTGGAGATCTCGACGGCGACGGTGACGTCGACCTCGCTGGAGCGGACGCCCGATGGTTTGAGAACAGCTCCGGCGACGGCTCGACCTGGAGCCCCATGACATCGATTCGAGCAGCTTCGGCTTCGACACTGCCACGATCGTTGACCTGGACCTGGACGGCGATATGGATATTGTGGCCTCGAGCCAGGTCGAGCTCCACTGGTACGAGAATGACGGCACCCCTAACGACGACACGGGCGGCGGCCTCGGAAACTCCTGGACCCGCCACGTCATCGAGCCCCTGGGCACTTTCACCGGTCTCGGCGCTTCGATCGCGGTGGCCGACATCGACGGCGACAAGGATCCCGACGTCTACGGAGTGTCCTTGCCTGAGGATCGCATCCTCTGGTGGGAGAACGACGGCACGCCGGGTGACGACCTGGGCGGAGGCCTCGGAAACTCCTGGACCCGCCTCGACGTAG
- a CDS encoding VCBS repeat-containing protein, with translation MASSQVELHWYENDGTPNDDTGGGLGNSWTRHVIEPLGTFTGLGASIAVADIDGDKDPDVYGVSLPEDRILWWENDGTPGDDLGGGLGNSWTRLDVACPPATESPRQAVAADVDGDGDLDIVTGSQLSPDRVAWWENDGTPDDDSCDGTTGLSWAFNSVVLISSSSVAVGDYDRDGDLDIASSNANIQTAQSATRRSRRSKRSR, from the coding sequence GTGGCCTCGAGCCAGGTCGAGCTCCACTGGTACGAGAATGACGGCACCCCTAACGACGACACGGGCGGCGGCCTCGGAAACTCCTGGACCCGCCACGTCATCGAGCCCCTGGGCACTTTCACCGGTCTCGGCGCTTCGATCGCGGTGGCCGACATCGACGGCGACAAGGATCCCGACGTCTACGGAGTGTCCTTGCCTGAGGATCGCATCCTCTGGTGGGAGAACGACGGCACGCCGGGTGACGACCTGGGCGGAGGCCTCGGAAACTCCTGGACCCGCCTCGACGTAGCCTGCCCACCGGCGACCGAGAGCCCACGACAGGCGGTAGCCGCCGACGTCGACGGCGACGGCGATCTCGACATCGTCACGGGGTCCCAGCTGAGCCCGGATCGTGTTGCCTGGTGGGAGAACGACGGCACGCCGGACGACGACAGCTGCGACGGGACCACCGGCCTTTCGTGGGCCTTCAACAGTGTGGTCCTTATTTCCTCCTCCTCCGTCGCGGTCGGCGACTACGATCGCGACGGGGATCTGGACATCGCTTCTTCGAACGCGAACATTCAGACCGCGCAATCAGCGACACGCAGGTCACGACGCTCGAAGCGTTCTCGCTGA
- a CDS encoding efflux RND transporter permease subunit, with the protein MKIVQFSTRRPVSVFIFALAAAVFGVVSFQRLALDLLPDITYPSLTVRTELEGAAPVEVENLITRPIENAVGVVNNVVRVTSSSRIDFSEVTLEFSWGTDMDLAALDVRERLDVLQLPQDAERPLLLRYDPALDPIVRLGLTGDDDLIRLRLTAEERVKRALERIEGVAAAIVSGGLEEEIQVRIDERLLAGKGVPVSRVADRLAQENINLTGGRLREGQTEFLVRTVNEYLRPEDLERVVLSSEGGAVLRLEDVGQVVRSHKEREIVTRIDGLESVEIAIYKEGGTNTVAVSDAVRERIAEIEEALRKGNSRLRLTVITDQARYIRQSISEVLKTAFFGGLLAIAVLFIFLRSWKTTAIVGLAIPISVVATFFLMYAFGISLNIMSLGGLTLGIGLLVDNSIVVLEAIQRRLDQGLHEVDAADKGTTEVGRAVVASTMTTICVFVPIVFVEGIAGQLFGDQALTVTFSLVVSLLVALTVIPMLASRRWTPDEDDGAEAADGAVSKLGVKVAVAGLRPIKWGVTSIAGLIHALFAPILAFFGMLLERLEHHYERMLSRALKRPLVTIAIAVLILAASLALAPRLGRELIPELIQGEFFVDVEMPPGTHLEVTERRLSRIERTASALPRIATVYAIAGASNEQGGSGGETRENIGQVTVVLTPPTSQEREDSLIADLREALDAQEDLDYRFGRPSYFSFRTPIEVEIRGYNLPLLRRLADRLSESMRDINGIEDVKSSTEGGSPELQIRFDRTLLAKFGLTIADVAPVIRTKVQGTVTTDIQRQDRAIDIRLQAAEEFRDSAADLERMIVAEIEGTNLPLSAVATIEEVEGPAEIRRAEGERVAVITANLAGRDLAGASEDIGEALAALDLPSGFDSQIGGQRQEMEVSFNSMRLAILLAIFMVYLVMASQFESLLHPFVILLSVPFALVGVLIALWLFNVNLSIVVLIGAILLAGVVVNNAILLVDYTNRLRREGKAKLEALAAAGRVRLRPILMTTSTTVLGLLPMAIGLGEGSELRSPMALTVIGGLLTSTALTLLLVPAVYSVLDRKP; encoded by the coding sequence GGACATGGATCTCGCCGCGCTCGACGTACGCGAGCGCCTCGACGTCCTCCAGCTACCCCAGGACGCCGAGCGCCCGCTGCTCTTGCGCTACGACCCGGCGCTCGATCCGATCGTCAGGCTCGGGCTCACCGGCGACGACGACCTCATCCGGCTGCGGCTGACTGCCGAGGAAAGAGTCAAGCGGGCCCTCGAGCGCATCGAAGGCGTCGCCGCCGCGATCGTCTCGGGCGGCCTCGAAGAGGAGATCCAGGTCCGAATCGACGAACGCCTGCTGGCCGGCAAGGGCGTGCCGGTCTCCCGAGTCGCCGACCGGCTGGCCCAGGAGAACATCAATCTGACCGGGGGCCGCCTGCGTGAAGGCCAGACCGAGTTTCTGGTCCGAACCGTCAACGAGTACCTCCGACCGGAAGACCTCGAGCGCGTCGTCCTATCCAGCGAAGGCGGTGCCGTGCTCCGTCTCGAAGACGTCGGCCAGGTCGTGCGGTCCCACAAGGAGCGCGAGATCGTAACCCGCATCGACGGTCTCGAAAGCGTCGAGATCGCCATCTACAAAGAGGGCGGCACGAACACGGTCGCCGTTTCCGACGCGGTGCGGGAACGCATCGCCGAGATCGAGGAGGCCCTACGCAAAGGCAACTCCCGGTTGCGGCTCACGGTCATCACCGATCAGGCTCGCTATATCCGCCAGTCGATCTCTGAAGTCCTCAAGACCGCATTTTTCGGCGGCCTGCTCGCGATCGCCGTGCTGTTCATCTTTCTGCGCAGCTGGAAGACCACGGCCATCGTCGGTCTGGCGATTCCGATCTCGGTCGTCGCTACCTTCTTTCTCATGTACGCCTTCGGTATTTCGCTCAACATCATGTCGTTGGGCGGGCTGACGCTCGGAATCGGCCTGCTGGTCGACAACTCGATCGTGGTGCTCGAAGCGATCCAGCGACGGCTGGATCAGGGCCTCCACGAGGTCGATGCGGCCGACAAGGGCACGACCGAGGTCGGCCGAGCCGTGGTTGCGAGCACCATGACCACGATCTGTGTGTTCGTTCCGATCGTCTTCGTCGAGGGCATCGCCGGCCAGCTCTTCGGCGACCAGGCCCTGACGGTGACCTTCTCCCTGGTGGTCTCGCTCCTGGTCGCGCTGACCGTGATCCCGATGCTCGCCTCCCGGCGCTGGACACCCGACGAGGACGATGGCGCTGAAGCCGCCGACGGCGCCGTTTCCAAGCTCGGCGTCAAGGTCGCGGTTGCCGGGCTCAGGCCGATCAAGTGGGGTGTGACCTCGATTGCCGGGCTCATCCATGCCCTGTTCGCTCCCATCCTTGCCTTCTTCGGCATGCTCCTCGAACGTCTCGAGCATCACTACGAGCGCATGCTCAGCCGAGCACTGAAGCGGCCTTTGGTCACGATCGCGATTGCCGTCCTGATCCTGGCGGCCAGCCTGGCGCTGGCCCCGAGGCTGGGGCGCGAGTTGATCCCCGAGCTCATCCAGGGCGAGTTTTTCGTCGACGTCGAAATGCCGCCCGGCACCCACCTCGAGGTCACCGAGCGCAGGCTCTCCCGGATCGAGCGCACGGCGAGCGCCCTGCCCCGGATCGCGACCGTCTACGCCATCGCCGGCGCATCCAACGAACAGGGCGGCTCGGGCGGCGAGACGCGCGAGAACATCGGCCAGGTCACCGTGGTTCTGACGCCACCCACCTCGCAAGAGCGCGAAGACTCTCTAATAGCTGACCTGCGGGAGGCCCTCGACGCCCAGGAAGATCTCGACTACCGCTTCGGACGGCCGTCATACTTCAGCTTCCGCACACCGATCGAGGTCGAGATCCGGGGCTACAACCTGCCGCTCCTGCGCCGGCTCGCCGACCGGCTCTCCGAGAGCATGCGTGACATTAACGGAATCGAGGACGTCAAGAGCTCGACCGAGGGCGGCAGCCCCGAGCTCCAGATCCGCTTCGATCGCACGCTGCTGGCAAAGTTTGGTCTGACCATCGCCGACGTCGCCCCGGTGATCCGCACCAAGGTGCAGGGCACGGTGACGACCGACATCCAGCGCCAGGACCGCGCCATCGACATTCGGCTGCAGGCCGCCGAGGAGTTTCGCGACAGCGCCGCCGATCTCGAGCGCATGATCGTGGCCGAGATCGAGGGCACCAATCTGCCGCTGTCGGCGGTCGCCACCATCGAGGAAGTCGAGGGGCCGGCCGAGATCCGCCGCGCGGAGGGCGAGCGCGTCGCCGTCATTACCGCCAACCTCGCCGGCCGCGACCTCGCCGGAGCGTCCGAGGACATCGGCGAGGCGCTCGCCGCCCTCGACCTCCCTTCGGGCTTCGACTCCCAGATCGGCGGCCAGCGCCAGGAGATGGAGGTGTCGTTCAATTCGATGCGCCTGGCCATCCTGCTCGCCATCTTCATGGTCTATCTGGTCATGGCGTCCCAGTTCGAGTCGCTACTCCACCCGTTCGTGATTCTGCTGAGCGTGCCGTTCGCGCTCGTCGGTGTCTTGATCGCGCTTTGGCTCTTCAACGTCAATCTCTCGATCGTGGTTCTGATCGGCGCGATTCTCCTGGCCGGAGTCGTGGTCAACAACGCGATCCTGCTGGTCGACTACACCAATCGCCTCCGGCGCGAGGGCAAGGCCAAGCTCGAAGCCCTGGCCGCGGCCGGGCGGGTCCGGCTGCGGCCGATCCTGATGACCACCTCGACCACGGTTCTGGGCTTGCTACCGATGGCGATCGGCCTGGGCGAGGGCTCCGAGCTGCGCAGTCCGATGGCGCTGACCGTCATCGGCGGCCTTCTGACCTCGACCGCCCTGACCCTGCTCCTGGTGCCCGCGGTCTACAGCGTCCTGGACCGCAAGCCCTAG